Proteins encoded together in one Pseudomonas sp. ADAK13 window:
- a CDS encoding transporter substrate-binding domain-containing protein → MRLKSLTVLGLALCASLAHADATLDKIQQRHTISVGVILSGPPFGTIDPKTGEHLGYNVELAKGLGQALGVETKTVSVLAPNRVQFLQQGKVDVLIANMQYTDERAEILDYVPTPYEEVGGAALIRKGAGITQWADLKDKPVCVSQGSNFIKPLQETYGAQIKAFRSQSESLLSLRGNGCVAAVHVSPTMHALLDDAEWSGYEIPLPGDLIPSKSVIWIRKGEHDTQARLDAIVRDWHRSGWLIALGERTGMAPSQALRDLHEQYSHE, encoded by the coding sequence ATGCGATTGAAATCCCTGACCGTTCTCGGCCTGGCCCTGTGCGCAAGCCTGGCCCACGCCGACGCCACCCTCGACAAGATCCAGCAACGCCACACCATCAGCGTCGGCGTGATTCTCAGCGGCCCGCCGTTTGGCACCATCGACCCCAAGACCGGCGAACACCTGGGCTACAACGTGGAGTTGGCCAAGGGCCTCGGACAGGCGCTGGGTGTGGAGACCAAGACCGTTTCGGTACTGGCCCCCAACCGCGTGCAGTTCCTGCAGCAAGGCAAGGTCGATGTGCTGATTGCCAACATGCAGTACACCGACGAGCGCGCCGAGATTCTCGACTACGTGCCCACGCCCTATGAAGAAGTCGGCGGCGCGGCGTTGATCCGCAAAGGCGCCGGCATCACCCAGTGGGCCGACCTCAAGGACAAGCCGGTGTGCGTGTCCCAGGGCAGCAACTTCATCAAGCCGTTGCAGGAAACCTACGGCGCGCAGATCAAGGCGTTCCGCAGCCAGTCTGAATCCCTGTTGTCGTTGCGTGGCAATGGCTGCGTGGCGGCGGTGCACGTCAGCCCGACCATGCACGCGTTGCTGGACGATGCCGAATGGTCCGGCTATGAGATCCCGTTGCCGGGAGATCTGATCCCTTCCAAATCGGTGATCTGGATCCGCAAGGGCGAACACGATACCCAGGCCAGGCTCGACGCCATCGTGCGCGACTGGCACCGCAGCGGCTGGTTGATTGCGCTCGGCGAACGCACCGGCATGGCGCCGTCCCAAGCCCTGCGTGATTTGCATGAGCAGTACAGCCATGAGTGA
- a CDS encoding transporter substrate-binding domain-containing protein produces the protein MGFVRAAVKRRLPVVLGALIALGGSVVAQADATLDKIQQRHVLVVGVLLSGGPFGGIDPTTQKPKGLNVDLANELGRQLGAEVQLVPVLPANRVQFLQQGKVDLLIANMEWTAERGDILGFVPTPFYKIGGTAAVLKDSKITRWADLKDQPVCTSQGSSYVKPLTELGAQIKAFKSSSESLLALRGNNCVAAVHDSTLVNPLINDSAEWKDYRTLSPELNPAPSVIWTRRGESDTQARLDPIVKELHRSGWLIDAQTRNHITPASPALVELQKQFKGA, from the coding sequence ATGGGTTTTGTGCGCGCGGCGGTAAAACGAAGGTTGCCTGTGGTCCTGGGCGCATTGATTGCCCTGGGCGGCAGCGTGGTGGCTCAGGCCGATGCGACCCTGGACAAGATCCAGCAGCGCCATGTGCTGGTGGTCGGCGTGCTGCTCTCCGGCGGGCCGTTTGGCGGTATCGACCCTACTACCCAGAAGCCCAAGGGCTTGAACGTCGACCTGGCCAACGAGCTGGGCCGTCAGTTGGGCGCCGAAGTGCAACTGGTGCCGGTATTGCCGGCCAACCGCGTGCAGTTCCTGCAACAGGGCAAGGTCGACCTGCTGATCGCGAATATGGAGTGGACCGCCGAGCGTGGCGACATCCTCGGTTTCGTGCCGACCCCGTTCTACAAGATCGGCGGCACCGCAGCGGTGCTCAAGGACAGCAAGATCACCCGCTGGGCAGACCTCAAGGACCAGCCGGTGTGCACCTCTCAGGGCAGCAGCTACGTGAAGCCGCTCACCGAGCTCGGCGCGCAGATCAAGGCCTTCAAAAGCTCCTCCGAATCCCTGTTGGCCCTGCGTGGCAACAACTGCGTCGCCGCCGTGCATGACTCCACGCTGGTCAACCCGCTGATCAACGACAGCGCGGAATGGAAGGATTACCGCACCCTCAGCCCCGAGTTGAATCCCGCACCGTCGGTGATCTGGACTCGCCGTGGCGAGAGCGACACCCAGGCCAGACTCGACCCGATCGTCAAGGAACTGCACCGCAGCGGCTGGCTGATCGACGCCCAGACCCGCAACCACATCACCCCGGCTTCCCCGGCGCTGGTGGAGTTGCAGAAACAGTTCAAGGGCGCCTGA
- a CDS encoding LysR substrate-binding domain-containing protein, with amino-acid sequence MSTLDLELLRTFIAVVDHHSFAEAGTHLARTQSSVTQHMQRLEQQVGVSLFEKRGRQKQLTEPGLQLLRHARQMLSLNDEALNSLRESSLSGVLRIGSPHDIADTILPPILSHIARSAPRLRLEIDVGRSPFLMDDLHRGKVDMVISTRADANLEGFALRTSPVWWICSAQYIHSPSEPLPLILVDEPSIYRRYALEALERANIPWRQAYLASNLIGIKAATRAGLGVTPRSMEMLGPDMRVLGENDGLPRMPEVTYYLWIRPNTANPIARKAYDLIRASQGLALG; translated from the coding sequence ATGTCGACCCTCGATCTCGAACTGCTCCGCACCTTTATTGCCGTGGTCGACCACCACAGCTTTGCCGAAGCCGGCACCCATCTGGCACGCACGCAATCCTCCGTCACCCAGCATATGCAGCGCCTCGAACAGCAAGTGGGGGTCAGCCTGTTTGAGAAACGCGGCCGGCAAAAACAGCTGACGGAACCCGGCTTGCAGTTATTGCGGCATGCGCGGCAGATGCTGTCGCTGAATGACGAGGCGCTTAATTCCCTGCGGGAAAGCAGCCTCAGCGGCGTGCTGCGCATCGGCTCGCCCCATGACATCGCCGACACCATCCTGCCGCCGATCCTCAGCCACATCGCCCGTTCGGCGCCGCGCCTGCGCCTGGAAATCGACGTGGGCCGCAGCCCGTTCCTGATGGATGACTTGCACCGGGGCAAGGTCGACATGGTGATTTCCACCCGCGCCGACGCCAACCTGGAAGGCTTTGCGTTGCGCACTTCGCCGGTGTGGTGGATCTGTTCGGCGCAATACATTCATTCGCCGAGCGAACCGCTGCCGCTGATTCTGGTGGATGAGCCGAGTATCTATCGACGTTATGCCCTGGAGGCGCTGGAACGGGCGAATATCCCGTGGCGCCAGGCGTATCTGGCGTCGAACCTGATCGGGATCAAGGCCGCCACCCGCGCAGGGCTGGGCGTGACCCCACGGAGTATGGAAATGCTCGGGCCGGACATGCGGGTATTGGGGGAAAACGATGGGCTGCCGAGGATGCCAGAGGTGACGTATTACCTGTGGATCCGCCCGAACACGGCGAACCCGATTGCGCGCAAGGCGTATGACTTGATCAGGGCCAGCCAGGGGCTGGCACTGGGGTGA
- the dnaQ gene encoding DNA polymerase III subunit epsilon produces MRSVVLDTETTGMPVTDGHRIIEIGCVELMGRRLTGRHFHVYLQPDRESDEGAIGVHGITNEFLVGKPRFAEVADEFFEFINGAQLIIHNAAFDVGFINNEFALMGQTDRADITQHCSILDTLMMARERHPGQRNSLDALCKRYGVDNSGRELHGALLDSEILADVYLTMTGGQTSLSLAGNASDGNGSAEGSGNRPSEIRRLPADRQPTTIIRASEQDMAEHAARLEAIAKSAGAPALWTQLTQQ; encoded by the coding sequence ATCCGATCTGTTGTACTCGATACCGAAACCACCGGCATGCCGGTGACCGACGGCCACCGGATCATTGAAATCGGCTGCGTCGAACTGATGGGCCGCCGCCTCACTGGCCGGCACTTCCACGTCTACCTGCAACCGGATCGGGAAAGTGATGAAGGCGCCATCGGCGTCCACGGCATCACCAACGAATTCCTGGTGGGCAAGCCGCGGTTTGCCGAAGTGGCCGATGAGTTCTTCGAGTTCATCAACGGCGCGCAGCTGATCATCCATAACGCGGCGTTCGACGTTGGCTTCATCAACAACGAATTTGCGCTGATGGGCCAGACCGATCGGGCTGACATTACCCAGCACTGCTCGATCCTCGATACCCTGATGATGGCGCGTGAGCGTCACCCGGGCCAGCGCAACAGCCTCGATGCATTGTGCAAACGCTATGGCGTCGACAACTCCGGTCGTGAACTCCACGGCGCCTTGCTCGACTCCGAGATTCTCGCCGACGTTTACCTGACCATGACCGGTGGCCAGACCAGCCTGTCCCTGGCCGGCAACGCGTCGGATGGCAACGGCTCGGCAGAAGGCTCGGGCAATCGCCCTTCGGAAATCCGCCGCCTGCCAGCAGATCGCCAGCCCACCACGATCATTCGCGCCAGTGAGCAGGACATGGCCGAACACGCGGCGCGTCTGGAGGCGATCGCCAAATCTGCCGGCGCCCCGGCGCTGTGGACCCAATTGACCCAGCAATAA
- the rnhA gene encoding ribonuclease HI, which yields MTDSVELFTDGACKGNPGPGGWGALLVCKGVEKELWGGEANTTNNRMELMGAIRGLEELKRRCDVLLVTDSQYVMKGINEWMVNWKKRGWKTAAKEPVKNADLWQLLDEQCNRHNITWKWVRGHIGHPGNERADQLANRGVDDVRGYKQS from the coding sequence ATGACCGATAGCGTAGAACTCTTCACCGATGGCGCCTGCAAGGGCAACCCCGGTCCCGGCGGATGGGGCGCCTTGCTGGTGTGCAAGGGCGTGGAGAAGGAACTGTGGGGCGGCGAGGCCAACACCACCAACAACCGCATGGAGCTGATGGGCGCGATTCGCGGCCTTGAAGAGCTCAAGCGTCGTTGTGACGTGTTGCTAGTGACCGACTCCCAGTACGTGATGAAAGGCATCAACGAGTGGATGGTCAACTGGAAGAAGCGCGGCTGGAAGACCGCCGCCAAGGAACCGGTGAAAAACGCCGACCTGTGGCAGTTGCTTGATGAGCAATGCAACCGCCACAACATCACCTGGAAGTGGGTGCGCGGGCACATCGGCCACCCGGGTAACGAGCGGGCCGACCAGTTGGCCAACCGTGGCGTGGATGACGTGCGCGGCTACAAGCAGAGCTGA
- a CDS encoding class I SAM-dependent methyltransferase gives MTDKAFAQADPEWLALIGAAREWLSGPIGQFLLDEERRMLEDELGRFFGGYLVHYGPSAQTPPSAPQVQRNVRLGAPLPGVEIVCEEQAWPLSEHAADVVVLQHGLDFCLSPHGLLREAASSVRPGGHLLIIGINPWSSWGLRHVFAHDGLRQARCISPSRVGDWLNLLGFALEKRRFGCYRPPLASAKWQGRLAGWERRAGAWQLSGGGFYLLVARKIVVGLRPVRQVRREPMGKLVPMPMAKVNRKQSEQ, from the coding sequence ATGACTGATAAAGCGTTCGCCCAGGCCGACCCCGAGTGGCTGGCACTGATCGGTGCCGCCCGTGAATGGCTGTCCGGGCCTATCGGGCAATTTTTGCTGGATGAGGAGCGGCGCATGCTCGAAGACGAGCTGGGCCGGTTCTTTGGCGGTTACCTGGTGCATTACGGTCCGTCGGCACAAACCCCGCCGTCGGCGCCTCAGGTGCAACGCAATGTGCGCCTGGGGGCGCCGTTGCCGGGTGTTGAAATCGTGTGCGAGGAGCAGGCCTGGCCGTTGAGCGAGCATGCCGCCGACGTGGTGGTGTTGCAGCATGGGCTGGATTTCTGCCTGTCGCCCCACGGTTTGCTGCGTGAAGCGGCCAGCAGTGTGCGCCCAGGTGGCCATTTGCTGATCATCGGTATCAACCCCTGGAGCAGTTGGGGTTTGCGCCACGTGTTCGCCCACGACGGGCTGCGCCAGGCGCGCTGTATCTCGCCGTCGCGGGTGGGCGACTGGTTGAACCTGCTGGGCTTTGCGCTGGAGAAACGCCGCTTCGGGTGCTATCGTCCGCCGCTTGCGTCTGCCAAGTGGCAGGGCCGGCTGGCCGGCTGGGAGCGCAGGGCCGGTGCCTGGCAATTGTCCGGTGGTGGTTTCTACCTGTTGGTGGCGCGCAAGATCGTCGTTGGCCTGCGCCCGGTGCGCCAGGTACGCCGCGAACCGATGGGCAAGCTGGTGCCGATGCCGATGGCCAAGGTCAATCGCAAGCAGAGCGAGCAGTAA
- the gloB gene encoding hydroxyacylglutathione hydrolase, translated as MIQISALPAFTDNYIWLLQDQPNKRCAVVDPGDAAPVLAWLQQHPDWTLSDILVTHHHHDHVGGVEQLKRVSGATVYGPANEKIPARDVALQDNDRINVLGWDFQVFAVPGHTLGHIAFYHQGVLFCGDTLFAAGCGRLFEGTPQQMHTSLERLAALPANTLVYCTHEYTQSNLKFAQAVEPHNADIAERVENVRQLRANGEMTLPSNLALEKLTNPFLRTSETSVKEKADERNGRDNRAGSEVFASLRSWKDTF; from the coding sequence ATGATACAGATCAGTGCCCTGCCCGCCTTCACCGATAACTACATCTGGTTGTTACAGGATCAGCCGAACAAGCGCTGCGCCGTGGTCGACCCCGGTGATGCCGCGCCCGTGCTGGCTTGGCTCCAGCAGCACCCCGACTGGACCCTCAGCGACATCCTGGTGACTCACCATCACCATGATCATGTCGGCGGCGTCGAGCAACTTAAACGTGTTTCGGGCGCCACGGTCTACGGCCCGGCCAATGAAAAGATCCCGGCGCGGGACGTCGCACTCCAGGATAACGACCGGATCAACGTGCTGGGCTGGGACTTCCAGGTGTTTGCCGTACCCGGCCACACCCTCGGCCATATCGCCTTTTATCACCAGGGCGTGCTGTTCTGTGGTGACACCCTGTTCGCCGCCGGTTGTGGCCGCCTGTTCGAAGGCACCCCGCAACAAATGCACACCTCCCTGGAGCGCCTCGCGGCATTGCCGGCGAACACGCTGGTGTACTGCACCCACGAATACACACAAAGCAACCTGAAATTCGCCCAGGCCGTGGAACCGCATAACGCGGATATCGCCGAACGGGTGGAGAACGTCCGGCAACTGCGGGCCAACGGCGAGATGACGCTGCCCTCGAACCTGGCCCTGGAAAAACTCACTAACCCTTTTTTGCGCACCTCTGAAACATCCGTTAAAGAAAAAGCGGACGAACGGAATGGCCGGGATAACCGGGCCGGGAGCGAGGTGTTTGCTAGCTTGAGGTCTTGGAAAGATACGTTCTAA
- a CDS encoding lytic transglycosylase domain-containing protein, whose amino-acid sequence MSSSIRKTNHSDALTRLAQAVAVAVSATLAGCQSTNFAAQSTVQPKPNLTAKIKQKPLWLSEKPSPEVPQDVWERMRRGFQLQDGLGVNPRIEQQRLWFASNPSFLENAGERGSLYIHYIVERLEERNMPLELALLPVIESAYNPMAYSRSDAVGLWQFVPATGRYFNLRQTRAYDGRRDITASTTAALDYLTRLHDMFNGDWLLALAAYNAGEGTVSRAIERNEKLGLPTDYWNLPLPQETKDYVPKFLALSQVVLAPEAYGVNLNPIANTPYFEVVEIKTSMDLSRVAALAEIDEDELFQLNPALKQRTTLDGPQHLLVPTSKAQLLASSLSAMKPEELLSMRPKKPVFDDVEHKAIAGRTRNYKVRSGDNLTLIAKANKVDVHDLQRWNKLNGQALKVGQTLVMQDTRKLVAKADSKKPVQYKVKKGDSLYIVAKRFNVEMQHLKRWNPRTGQALKPGQMLVVSGPR is encoded by the coding sequence ATGTCGTCATCTATTCGTAAAACCAACCATTCAGACGCATTGACCCGCCTGGCTCAAGCCGTGGCGGTGGCTGTGTCCGCTACTCTGGCGGGCTGCCAATCGACTAATTTTGCCGCACAATCCACCGTGCAACCCAAGCCAAACCTTACCGCCAAGATCAAGCAAAAACCCCTTTGGCTATCAGAGAAGCCAAGCCCGGAAGTGCCCCAGGATGTCTGGGAACGCATGCGCCGGGGCTTTCAATTGCAGGACGGGTTAGGCGTCAACCCGCGCATTGAACAGCAACGATTGTGGTTTGCCAGCAACCCTTCCTTTCTTGAGAACGCCGGCGAACGCGGCAGCCTCTACATTCATTACATCGTCGAACGCCTTGAAGAGCGCAACATGCCCCTGGAGCTGGCGCTGCTGCCAGTGATTGAAAGCGCCTACAACCCGATGGCCTATTCCCGCAGCGATGCGGTCGGCCTGTGGCAGTTCGTTCCCGCCACCGGGCGCTACTTCAACCTGCGCCAGACCCGCGCCTACGACGGCCGCCGCGACATCACCGCCTCCACCACCGCCGCCCTGGACTACCTGACACGTCTGCATGACATGTTCAACGGCGACTGGCTGCTGGCCCTGGCGGCTTACAACGCAGGTGAAGGCACGGTCAGCCGGGCCATCGAGCGTAACGAGAAGCTCGGCTTGCCGACAGACTACTGGAACCTGCCACTGCCCCAGGAAACCAAGGACTACGTGCCGAAGTTCCTGGCGCTGTCCCAGGTGGTGCTGGCCCCCGAGGCATACGGTGTCAACCTGAACCCGATTGCCAACACGCCGTACTTTGAAGTGGTAGAAATCAAAACGAGCATGGACCTGTCACGGGTCGCCGCGCTGGCCGAGATTGACGAAGACGAACTGTTCCAGCTCAACCCCGCCCTGAAGCAGCGCACCACCCTGGACGGCCCGCAGCATTTGCTGGTGCCCACCTCCAAGGCGCAGTTGCTGGCCAGCAGCCTTTCGGCGATGAAGCCGGAAGAATTGCTGAGCATGCGCCCGAAAAAGCCGGTGTTCGACGACGTTGAGCACAAGGCCATTGCCGGTCGCACCCGCAACTACAAGGTCCGCAGCGGCGATAACCTGACGCTGATTGCCAAGGCCAACAAGGTCGATGTGCATGATTTGCAGCGCTGGAACAAGCTCAATGGCCAGGCGCTGAAGGTCGGCCAGACCCTGGTGATGCAGGACACCCGCAAGCTGGTGGCCAAGGCCGACAGCAAGAAGCCGGTGCAATACAAGGTCAAGAAGGGCGACTCGCTGTACATCGTCGCCAAGCGCTTCAACGTCGAGATGCAACATCTCAAGCGCTGGAACCCGCGCACTGGCCAGGCGCTGAAGCCCGGGCAGATGCTGGTGGTTTCCGGGCCACGCTAA
- a CDS encoding extracellular solute-binding protein has translation MKRPLLLLISLALSFSANATITESHGYAQFGVLKYPAKFTHFDWVNPAAPKGGTLRVMAFGTFDTLNPYTFKGSSPVSTANFLQYGVNELNEPLMVGTGQYAPSGDEPTSSYGLIAQSVEYSEDRSWVVFNLRPEARFHDGKPITAYDVAFSYRTLLTEGHPQYRTNLQEVARVDILNRHRIRFVFKRAGNPLLILRLGELPVLPQHYWKNRDFKATTFEPPLGSGPYRITKVSPGRQLVFERVKDYWGKDLAVNRGFYNYDKVEVEFYRDSDVAFEAFKAGEFDIYIEHQAKNWANGYNFPAVNRGDVIKAQIAHQIPTQSQGLFMNSRRPTFSQAKVREALGLMFDFEWTNRTLFSGAYKRTLSYYPNSEFSATGVPTGHEWLMLSPYRDQLPANLFTQPFSLPQTDGRGIPRDTLRRALALLADAGWKLSGQRLLNSDGQPLRLEILLVNPNLERILQPYVENLTSIGVDARLRTVDRAQYKQRLDQFDFDMILMTLNQTLSPGLEQWQYFHSSQAAVKGSKNYAGIANPVVDHLLDQLLAAQTREEQLAAGRALDRVLLWQHYSIPNWYLNYHRLAYRNRFAFVTTPPYSLGLSAWWLKASEKAQ, from the coding sequence TTGAAGCGTCCCCTCCTTCTACTAATAAGTCTGGCCTTGAGCTTTTCCGCGAACGCGACCATTACCGAGAGCCACGGTTATGCGCAGTTCGGCGTGCTCAAGTACCCGGCCAAATTCACCCACTTCGACTGGGTAAACCCTGCAGCGCCAAAAGGCGGCACACTGCGGGTGATGGCGTTTGGCACGTTCGACACCCTCAACCCTTATACCTTCAAGGGCTCAAGCCCGGTCTCCACCGCCAACTTCCTGCAATACGGCGTCAACGAGCTCAATGAGCCGCTGATGGTCGGCACCGGCCAGTACGCCCCGTCCGGCGATGAACCGACGTCCAGCTACGGCCTGATTGCCCAATCGGTGGAATACAGTGAGGACCGCAGCTGGGTAGTGTTCAACCTGCGCCCTGAAGCACGCTTCCACGATGGCAAGCCGATTACCGCCTACGACGTGGCGTTTTCCTATCGCACGCTGCTGACCGAAGGCCACCCGCAGTACCGCACCAACCTGCAGGAAGTCGCCCGGGTCGACATTCTCAATCGGCATCGCATTCGTTTTGTGTTCAAGCGTGCCGGCAACCCGTTGCTGATCCTGCGCCTTGGGGAGCTTCCGGTATTGCCCCAGCATTACTGGAAAAACCGTGACTTCAAGGCCACCACCTTCGAGCCGCCGCTGGGCAGCGGGCCTTACCGCATCACAAAGGTCTCGCCGGGACGCCAGCTGGTGTTCGAACGGGTCAAGGATTACTGGGGCAAGGACCTGGCGGTCAACCGTGGTTTCTATAACTACGACAAGGTCGAGGTGGAGTTTTACCGTGACAGCGACGTGGCTTTCGAAGCGTTCAAGGCCGGCGAGTTCGATATCTATATCGAGCACCAGGCGAAGAACTGGGCCAATGGCTATAACTTCCCGGCGGTCAACCGTGGCGATGTGATCAAGGCGCAGATCGCCCACCAGATTCCGACCCAGAGCCAGGGCCTGTTCATGAACAGCCGGCGCCCGACCTTCAGCCAGGCCAAGGTGCGCGAAGCCCTGGGCTTGATGTTTGATTTCGAGTGGACCAACCGCACCCTGTTCAGCGGCGCCTATAAACGCACCCTCAGCTACTACCCCAACAGCGAATTCTCCGCCACCGGCGTGCCCACCGGTCATGAGTGGCTGATGCTCTCACCCTATCGCGATCAACTGCCGGCCAACCTGTTTACCCAACCCTTCAGCCTGCCCCAGACCGACGGTCGCGGCATCCCCCGGGACACCCTGCGCCGCGCCCTCGCGTTGCTGGCCGACGCCGGCTGGAAGCTGTCCGGGCAACGCCTGCTCAACAGTGACGGCCAGCCGCTGCGCCTGGAGATCCTGCTGGTGAATCCGAACCTGGAGCGCATCCTGCAACCCTATGTCGAGAATCTGACCAGCATCGGCGTCGATGCCCGCTTGCGTACGGTAGACCGCGCACAGTACAAACAGCGCCTCGATCAATTCGACTTCGACATGATTCTGATGACCCTCAACCAGACCCTCAGCCCCGGCCTTGAGCAGTGGCAGTATTTCCACTCCAGCCAGGCGGCGGTCAAGGGCAGCAAGAATTACGCAGGCATCGCCAACCCGGTGGTCGACCATCTGCTGGACCAACTGCTGGCGGCGCAAACCCGCGAAGAACAATTGGCCGCCGGCCGGGCGCTCGACCGCGTCCTGCTGTGGCAGCACTACAGTATTCCCAACTGGTACCTCAACTATCATCGCCTGGCGTACCGCAACCGGTTCGCCTTCGTCACCACGCCGCCCTACAGCCTGGGCCTGAGCGCGTGGTGGCTGAAAGCTTCGGAGAAAGCCCAATGA
- a CDS encoding extracellular solute-binding protein: MIPLRTVILGSLLLCGAANAAPQHALTLYNEPPKYPADFKHVDYVNPDAPKGGTFRESSMGGFDSLNPFISKGVPADNIGLIYDTLAQQSLDEPITEYGLVAGKIEKAPDNSWVRFYIRPEARFHDGHPIRAEDVVFSFQTLMKDGSPIYKTYYADVDEVVAEDPLRVLFKFKRTNNRELPLILGQLTVLPKHYWETRDFSKGNLEIPLGSGPYKVAEVKAGRSIRYERVKDYWAKDLPINKGFYNFDYRVTDYYRDNTVALEALKAGQFDYWLEISAKNWANAYNTPAVAQGRLIKEEIPNGNPTGMQGFVFNIRKPMFQDVRVRKAISLLLDFEWSNKQLFNGAYTRSRSYFENSEMAATGLPGPDELAILEPLRDKIPPQVFTDAFEPSKTDASGMIRTQQREAYQLLQEAGWKIVDDKMVDTTGKPVTIEFLLAQTEFERILLPFKRNLADLGIDLVIRRVDVSQYINRIRSRDFDMVVGGFPQSSSPGNEQREYWKSSSADKPGSRNYIGLKDPAIDQLVEELIDSDSRKSLVAHAKALDRVLQFGYYVIPNWHIKTFRVAYWDHLGHPKVSPRYDVGTATWWSKPDAKPAVTLDTNQTADPASGGD; this comes from the coding sequence ATGATACCTTTGCGTACTGTGATCCTTGGCAGCCTGTTGTTGTGCGGCGCCGCCAATGCGGCCCCGCAACATGCCCTGACCCTCTACAACGAACCACCCAAGTACCCCGCCGATTTCAAGCATGTCGACTACGTCAACCCGGATGCCCCCAAGGGCGGCACCTTCCGCGAGTCCAGCATGGGCGGCTTCGACAGCCTCAACCCGTTCATCAGCAAGGGCGTGCCGGCCGACAACATCGGCCTGATCTACGACACCCTCGCCCAGCAAAGCCTGGACGAACCCATCACCGAATACGGCCTGGTAGCCGGCAAGATCGAAAAGGCCCCGGACAACAGCTGGGTGCGCTTCTACATTCGCCCCGAAGCGCGCTTTCACGACGGCCACCCGATCCGCGCCGAAGACGTGGTGTTCAGCTTCCAGACGCTGATGAAAGACGGCTCGCCGATCTACAAAACCTACTACGCCGACGTCGATGAGGTGGTCGCCGAAGACCCGCTGCGCGTGTTGTTCAAGTTCAAGCGCACCAATAATCGCGAACTGCCGCTGATCCTCGGGCAACTCACGGTATTGCCCAAGCATTACTGGGAGACCCGGGACTTTTCCAAGGGCAACCTGGAGATTCCATTGGGCAGCGGCCCGTACAAGGTGGCCGAGGTCAAGGCCGGGCGTTCGATCCGCTACGAGCGGGTCAAGGATTACTGGGCCAAGGACCTGCCGATCAACAAGGGCTTCTACAACTTCGATTACCGCGTCACCGATTACTACCGCGACAACACCGTGGCCCTTGAAGCGCTGAAGGCCGGGCAGTTCGATTACTGGCTGGAGATCAGCGCGAAAAACTGGGCGAACGCCTACAACACCCCCGCCGTCGCCCAGGGCCGCCTGATCAAGGAAGAAATCCCCAACGGCAACCCCACCGGGATGCAGGGCTTCGTGTTCAACATCCGTAAGCCGATGTTCCAGGATGTTCGGGTACGCAAGGCCATCAGCCTGCTGCTGGACTTCGAATGGAGCAACAAGCAGCTGTTCAACGGCGCCTACACTCGCAGCCGCAGCTATTTCGAAAACTCCGAGATGGCCGCGACCGGCCTGCCCGGCCCGGACGAACTGGCGATTCTTGAGCCGCTGCGGGACAAGATCCCGCCCCAGGTGTTTACCGATGCCTTCGAGCCGTCGAAGACCGACGCCAGCGGCATGATCCGCACCCAGCAACGCGAGGCTTATCAGTTGCTGCAAGAGGCCGGCTGGAAGATCGTCGATGACAAGATGGTCGACACCACGGGGAAACCGGTGACCATCGAGTTCCTGCTGGCCCAGACCGAGTTCGAACGCATCCTGCTGCCGTTCAAGCGCAACCTGGCCGACCTGGGGATTGACCTGGTGATTCGCCGGGTGGATGTCTCCCAGTACATCAACCGCATCCGCTCGCGGGATTTCGACATGGTGGTGGGCGGCTTCCCGCAGTCCTCCTCGCCGGGTAACGAGCAGCGTGAGTACTGGAAGTCGTCCAGCGCCGACAAACCCGGCAGCCGCAACTACATCGGCCTGAAAGACCCGGCCATCGACCAACTGGTGGAAGAACTCATCGACTCCGACTCGCGCAAGAGCCTGGTGGCCCACGCCAAGGCCCTGGACCGCGTGCTGCAGTTCGGCTACTACGTGATTCCCAACTGGCACATCAAGACCTTCCGCGTGGCCTATTGGGACCACCTCGGCCACCCGAAAGTCTCACCGCGCTATGACGTCGGCACCGCCACCTGGTGGAGCAAACCCGACGCCAAACCTGCGGTAACCCTGGACACCAACCAGACCGCCGATCCGGCGAGCGGGGGCGACTGA